The Terriglobus tenax genome contains a region encoding:
- a CDS encoding MFS transporter, whose product MSARVSNPESYRWTIGILLGVGVLVNYFDRVNLSVSHDALVQSFGITPAVFGQLSAAYSWTYAACQLPTGVVLDAFGVRKVSLYSIAIWGIASIAAAFAPGVLLFFLARLLLGIGEAPTFPANAKAVGAWFPQHERSLATAIFDSAAKLANAVGVPLLGLLLLRVGWRMSFGFTAMLSFAYLGLFALLYREPDRFSLRDVVHSGGKTEDAAAMLAPPIPLARLMRERKVIGLAIGSGAYNYVFYLLLTWLPTYLAQTLHITLRQSFLFTAAPWLVATVCDFFLGGVLVDLLIRRGRNASNVRRTVLLIGTACGLGLVGAAFAHDLPSALLPISIAIGGLSAAAPVVWSLPSLLVPNSSTGKVGGILNFSNQLSAIAAPILTGYTVQATHSFKWAFGIAAVYLVVGVVSYAFLLGRIHPINVRQALEA is encoded by the coding sequence ATGAGCGCGCGCGTCAGCAATCCTGAATCCTACCGTTGGACGATCGGCATTCTGCTGGGCGTCGGTGTGCTGGTCAACTACTTTGACCGCGTGAACCTGTCGGTCTCGCACGATGCCCTGGTGCAGAGCTTCGGCATCACCCCTGCGGTCTTCGGCCAGCTCTCGGCTGCCTACTCCTGGACATACGCGGCCTGCCAGCTTCCCACCGGCGTCGTGCTGGACGCCTTCGGTGTACGCAAGGTCTCGCTCTATTCCATCGCCATCTGGGGCATCGCCTCCATCGCCGCGGCCTTCGCGCCGGGCGTCCTGCTGTTCTTCCTGGCGCGGCTGCTGTTAGGAATTGGCGAAGCTCCCACCTTTCCGGCAAATGCCAAGGCCGTGGGTGCATGGTTCCCGCAACACGAGCGGTCGCTCGCAACGGCGATCTTTGACAGTGCCGCGAAGCTGGCAAACGCCGTGGGTGTGCCTCTGCTCGGGCTGTTGCTGTTGCGCGTGGGCTGGCGGATGTCGTTTGGCTTTACGGCCATGCTCAGCTTTGCGTACCTCGGCCTGTTCGCCCTGCTGTACCGCGAGCCGGACCGCTTTTCCCTGCGTGATGTCGTGCATTCCGGGGGCAAGACAGAGGATGCAGCAGCGATGCTCGCTCCGCCGATTCCGCTGGCGCGGCTGATGCGCGAACGCAAAGTAATCGGCCTGGCCATTGGTTCCGGAGCCTACAACTACGTTTTCTACCTGCTGCTGACCTGGCTTCCAACCTATCTCGCCCAGACGCTGCACATCACGCTGCGTCAAAGCTTTCTGTTCACCGCCGCGCCGTGGCTCGTGGCCACGGTGTGCGACTTCTTCCTCGGCGGAGTTCTGGTGGACCTGCTCATCCGGCGTGGCCGGAATGCCAGCAACGTACGGCGCACCGTATTGTTGATTGGCACAGCCTGCGGCCTCGGGTTGGTAGGAGCCGCATTTGCGCATGACCTTCCCTCGGCCCTGCTTCCCATCTCCATCGCCATTGGCGGGCTTTCGGCCGCGGCTCCCGTGGTGTGGAGCCTCCCCTCGCTGCTGGTACCCAACTCCAGCACCGGCAAGGTAGGCGGCATTCTGAATTTCTCCAATCAGCTCTCGGCAATCGCGGCGCCCATCCTGACCGGATACACCGTGCAGGCCACCCACAGCTTCAAGTGGGCTTTCGGCATTGCCGCCGTTTACCTGGTTGTGGGGGTGGTTTCCTACGCGTTTCTGCTGGGACGGATCCACCCCATCAACGTGCGGCAGGCGCTCGAGGCCTGA
- the rpmE gene encoding 50S ribosomal protein L31, with translation MPKQGIHPNYTDMNVKCACGNVFVTRSTHKGDLTVEVCSNCHPFYTGKQKLMDTAGRIERFRRKFEKATK, from the coding sequence ATGCCAAAGCAGGGAATTCACCCGAATTACACCGATATGAACGTTAAGTGCGCCTGTGGGAACGTTTTTGTAACCCGTTCCACGCACAAGGGCGACCTGACGGTCGAAGTTTGCTCCAACTGCCACCCGTTCTACACGGGCAAGCAGAAGCTGATGGATACGGCTGGCCGTATCGAACGCTTCCGCCGCAAGTTCGAGAAAGCAACCAAGTAA
- a CDS encoding serine hydrolase: MRETFQRLGDAYLKTGNTDGMSVAVVQAGKTRFYNFGTISREHPVLPTQDSVYEIGSVSKVLTSLVLAHAVSEGKVRLSDDIRRYLPGKYPKLEWEGVPVTLKELDDRASGLPDNIPSFNVPGTLDEKPFRIAERLNAYSDAELLKELKGTSLLDRPGHEFRHSNLAAVLMRLILERVYHQPYPTLLARYVERPFGMQKGSAARAYQVTGYNGNHVKMPMLDAPYMLAGAGLKYSAADMAKFLQGELAATEKAVQLSQRVEWGDVEKSACGGNWTINRTPEGYLHYRMSGGTFGFGSYIEMYPELGYGVVLLANRNVTTQDDMQKIAENALNALFGQPSIDVLKAKLEQTHFVDVDDSIRSTMHSYPRLHLTDEYVNGWAYDLLHAGRTEEALALFAYNNRKWPEDWNTWDSLAEAYAVKGDKTRAIELYRKSLELNPKNTNGVEQLKKLGVS, from the coding sequence TTGAGGGAAACCTTTCAGCGTCTCGGAGATGCATATCTCAAGACCGGCAACACGGACGGCATGTCGGTAGCGGTGGTGCAGGCCGGAAAAACGAGGTTCTACAACTTCGGCACGATCTCGCGTGAACATCCGGTGCTGCCGACGCAGGACTCGGTGTATGAGATCGGGTCGGTCAGCAAGGTTCTTACATCTCTTGTGTTGGCTCATGCGGTAAGCGAGGGCAAGGTGCGGCTGAGTGATGACATCCGCAGGTATCTGCCCGGCAAATATCCGAAGCTGGAGTGGGAAGGTGTCCCTGTCACCTTGAAGGAGCTGGACGATCGTGCTTCAGGACTGCCGGATAATATTCCGTCCTTCAATGTTCCGGGAACACTGGATGAAAAGCCCTTTCGCATTGCGGAGAGGTTGAACGCTTACAGCGATGCGGAGCTTCTGAAAGAGTTGAAAGGAACATCATTGCTGGACCGGCCTGGTCATGAATTTCGGCATTCGAACCTGGCAGCGGTGCTGATGCGGTTGATCCTGGAGCGTGTGTATCACCAGCCGTATCCGACGCTGCTGGCGCGTTATGTCGAGCGGCCTTTTGGGATGCAGAAAGGGTCAGCGGCACGGGCCTATCAGGTCACCGGATACAACGGTAATCATGTAAAGATGCCAATGCTTGACGCCCCGTACATGCTTGCAGGAGCTGGCTTGAAATACAGCGCGGCGGATATGGCGAAGTTCCTGCAAGGGGAACTGGCTGCCACGGAAAAAGCCGTACAGTTGAGCCAGCGGGTGGAATGGGGCGATGTCGAGAAGAGCGCCTGCGGCGGCAACTGGACGATCAACCGAACGCCGGAAGGGTATTTGCATTACCGCATGTCGGGCGGAACGTTTGGCTTTGGCAGCTATATCGAAATGTATCCCGAGCTGGGCTACGGGGTTGTTCTGCTGGCTAACCGCAACGTCACCACGCAGGACGATATGCAGAAGATTGCCGAGAATGCGCTGAATGCACTCTTCGGACAGCCTTCCATCGATGTACTGAAGGCGAAGCTCGAGCAGACTCACTTTGTGGATGTGGACGACTCCATACGGAGCACCATGCACAGCTACCCGCGGCTGCATCTGACAGATGAGTATGTCAATGGGTGGGCCTATGACCTGCTGCACGCGGGCCGGACAGAGGAGGCCCTGGCACTGTTTGCATACAACAACCGGAAGTGGCCTGAGGACTGGAATACGTGGGACAGTCTGGCTGAGGCGTACGCCGTCAAAGGAGACAAGACACGCGCGATTGAGCTCTACCGCAAATCGCTGGAGCTGAATCCGAAAAATACGAATGGTGTCGAGCAATTGAAGAAGCTCGGCGTCAGTTAG
- a CDS encoding GNAT family N-acetyltransferase, whose product MLTRALIGQGGLYHARNTTIDTHAHTLIGMEDSPHVPSANDFLKVRLTGRHVTLVPLAKDHLDDLVAAAKDGELWKLWYTSVPEPERMAAEINRRLVLLERGLMLPFTVFSEATGRAVGMTTFMNLDYIANRVEIGSTWYAKSVQRTGLNTEAKYLLLQLAFEQWNCIAVEFRTHFMNHQSRRAIERLGAKLDGVLRSHTIAHNGTVRDTVVYSILPHEWPTVKCHLEHQMQKPR is encoded by the coding sequence TTGCTGACGCGCGCGCTCATCGGGCAGGGAGGACTCTACCACGCGCGCAATACAACAATCGACACGCACGCGCATACACTCATAGGCATGGAAGACAGCCCTCACGTTCCCTCCGCCAACGACTTCCTGAAGGTGCGCCTCACCGGCAGGCACGTCACGCTTGTGCCGCTTGCGAAGGATCACCTGGACGACCTGGTCGCCGCCGCCAAAGACGGCGAGTTGTGGAAGCTGTGGTACACGAGCGTTCCTGAGCCGGAGAGGATGGCCGCTGAGATCAACCGCCGCCTGGTCCTGCTGGAACGCGGACTGATGCTGCCGTTCACCGTCTTTTCTGAGGCAACCGGTCGCGCCGTGGGCATGACCACCTTCATGAACCTTGACTATATTGCCAACCGCGTGGAGATCGGCTCTACCTGGTATGCCAAAAGCGTGCAGCGCACCGGCCTGAACACTGAGGCCAAGTACCTTCTGCTGCAGCTTGCTTTTGAGCAGTGGAACTGCATTGCGGTGGAGTTCCGCACGCACTTTATGAACCACCAGAGCCGCCGCGCGATTGAGCGCCTTGGCGCAAAGCTGGATGGCGTTCTGCGCAGCCACACGATTGCCCATAACGGCACCGTGCGCGACACCGTGGTCTACAGCATTCTTCCGCACGAGTGGCCCACCGTGAAATGCCACCTGGAACACCAGATGCAGAAGCCGCGTTAA
- a CDS encoding ATP-binding protein, whose protein sequence is MSVVCPICEGAGLRILTRPDGEQYATACTCQTQRRALANLERARIPRRYEHCTLENFETSFPTSHRSLLRAHMAAKKFVEGYPLETDGSGLLINGSIGVGKTHLAVGILQSLIMERGATGLFYDYRELLKEVQHSYNPKVAATELEILQPVFDAEILVLDELGASKPTDWVWDTVAHILNTRYNDKRTTIITTNYANLPPIGVTDAPTPRNIMRDESLGDRIGERMRSRLQEMCVVVEMQGEDFRQKIKRATLA, encoded by the coding sequence ATGAGCGTTGTTTGCCCCATCTGCGAAGGAGCTGGCCTCCGCATTCTTACCCGCCCGGACGGCGAGCAGTACGCCACGGCCTGCACCTGCCAGACCCAGCGTCGCGCCTTGGCCAACCTGGAGCGCGCCCGTATCCCCAGGCGGTATGAGCACTGCACGCTCGAAAACTTTGAGACCAGCTTCCCCACCTCGCACCGGTCGCTTCTGCGGGCGCACATGGCGGCGAAGAAGTTCGTGGAAGGCTATCCGCTGGAAACGGACGGCTCGGGCCTTCTGATCAACGGCTCAATCGGCGTCGGCAAAACGCATCTGGCCGTCGGCATCCTGCAGTCGCTCATCATGGAGCGCGGCGCGACCGGCCTGTTCTACGACTACCGTGAGCTTCTGAAGGAAGTGCAGCACAGCTACAACCCAAAGGTCGCCGCCACCGAACTGGAGATTCTGCAGCCGGTCTTCGACGCGGAAATCCTTGTTCTGGATGAGCTTGGCGCCTCCAAACCCACGGACTGGGTGTGGGACACGGTCGCCCACATTCTGAACACCCGCTACAACGACAAGCGCACCACCATCATCACCACCAACTACGCCAACCTGCCGCCCATCGGGGTTACGGATGCCCCCACTCCGCGCAACATCATGCGCGACGAGTCGCTGGGTGACCGCATCGGCGAGCGCATGAGATCACGGCTGCAGGAGATGTGCGTCGTGGTGGAGATGCAGGGCGAAGACTTCCGCCAGAAGATCAAGCGCGCCACGCTGGCCTAA
- a CDS encoding ribonuclease R family protein: MAGHYPQTDRELLRLIERAPGGRAGYKQLIRELGLGGGRERRLLLEHLARLTASGQLQKVDREQWSLPAKPSPPSSSQTKGGVSIRRGKYPSAASQQTRDNLIAGKLDLHRDGFGFVRIPGEDDVFIPPPEINGAMQGDQVLIELGPPQRDGRRSGRIARVLTRKHPTIVGIFHYARPQKRHDNPLVRGNYVTPLDERMTQPVLIPDGMEVPVQKDGSPHRVLGEEARAQLDEDWRNLEGMAVDVEITNFPNTSRPATGRVIEVLGDKDAFGVDVEIIIRKHHLPHTFPDNVLEEARERATALGAPSIHSLIANGWEGFNHPTITPSNHHTRTDFRSFPIVTIDGETAKDFDDAVHARLLPNGNWELQVHIADVAEYVTPGSDLDLEARLRGTSVYFPDRAIPMLPMELSTGMCSLRPHEDRLVLSCVMEIDSRGEVLRYEVMEGIIRSAQRMTYTNVQRVLDDDPQALREFADLVPEFQRMETLSRLLNQKRVRRGSIDFDLPEPVVQFNEAGEMQGIVRSQRIWAHRLIEEFMLSANECVATWIEAQGVPGIYRIHETPDAKRIVEFEETAASFGYSLGIGSLPVKKIQTRGDRRDVRGTGRAAKTHEVADAIPVTPKMYQKLTARISGKPEERILAYLMLRSLKQAVYSAQNEGHFALASPTYTHFTSPIRRYPDLITHRIVKELLHTGANPAGSAVLSDKPSPWGNAHFAKHASDAIGPIDTEELTAIAQESSERERGAEEAERELIEWKKIKFMQDRVGEDFDAMILSATKYGLFVELDGLFVEGLVPLDSLRDDRYYFNESSRRITGDRTGRSFQMGQKVHVLLDRVDRINRRLQFAIVEEDGSPLEPLPRGDRPEGGTPRAARPGYHPYKPPKKAIKKGTRKSIKREQKSKRKKR, encoded by the coding sequence ATGGCAGGACACTATCCCCAGACCGACCGCGAGCTACTTCGCCTGATTGAACGTGCCCCCGGTGGACGCGCGGGCTACAAACAGCTCATCCGCGAACTCGGCCTCGGCGGAGGCCGCGAACGCCGCCTGCTGCTGGAACATCTCGCCCGGCTCACCGCCAGCGGCCAGTTGCAGAAAGTGGACCGCGAACAGTGGTCGTTGCCAGCCAAACCGTCGCCCCCCTCTTCGTCACAGACCAAGGGTGGAGTCTCGATCCGGCGCGGCAAGTACCCCTCCGCCGCATCGCAGCAAACCCGCGACAACCTCATCGCCGGCAAGCTCGACCTGCACCGTGACGGCTTCGGCTTCGTCCGCATCCCCGGCGAAGACGATGTCTTCATTCCTCCGCCGGAGATCAACGGCGCCATGCAGGGCGACCAGGTGCTCATCGAGCTCGGTCCGCCACAGCGTGACGGTCGCCGTTCCGGCCGCATCGCCCGCGTGCTCACACGCAAACATCCCACCATCGTCGGCATCTTCCACTACGCCCGTCCGCAGAAGCGGCATGACAACCCGCTGGTGCGCGGCAACTACGTCACACCTCTCGACGAGCGCATGACGCAGCCCGTCCTCATCCCCGACGGTATGGAAGTCCCCGTCCAGAAAGACGGCTCGCCGCACCGCGTTCTGGGCGAAGAGGCACGAGCGCAGCTGGACGAAGACTGGCGCAACCTGGAAGGCATGGCCGTCGATGTCGAGATCACCAACTTCCCCAACACCTCACGCCCCGCCACCGGCCGCGTCATCGAAGTGCTGGGCGATAAAGACGCCTTCGGTGTCGACGTCGAAATCATCATCCGCAAGCACCACCTGCCGCACACCTTCCCGGACAACGTCCTCGAAGAAGCCCGCGAACGCGCCACAGCTCTGGGTGCCCCATCCATTCACAGCCTCATCGCGAATGGGTGGGAAGGCTTCAACCATCCAACCATCACACCATCCAACCATCACACCCGCACGGACTTCCGTTCCTTCCCCATCGTCACCATCGACGGCGAAACCGCCAAGGACTTCGACGACGCCGTCCACGCGCGTCTTCTTCCCAACGGCAACTGGGAGCTGCAGGTCCACATCGCCGACGTCGCCGAGTACGTCACCCCCGGCAGCGACCTCGACCTCGAAGCCCGCCTGCGCGGCACCAGCGTCTACTTCCCCGACCGCGCCATCCCCATGCTCCCAATGGAACTCTCCACCGGCATGTGCTCGCTCCGCCCGCATGAAGACCGCCTCGTCCTCTCCTGCGTCATGGAGATTGACTCCCGCGGCGAAGTACTGCGTTACGAAGTCATGGAAGGCATCATCCGCAGCGCGCAACGCATGACCTATACCAACGTGCAGCGCGTGCTGGATGACGACCCGCAGGCCCTGCGCGAGTTCGCCGATCTCGTTCCAGAGTTCCAGCGCATGGAGACCCTCTCGCGCCTGCTCAACCAGAAGCGCGTCCGCCGCGGCTCCATCGACTTTGACCTGCCCGAGCCCGTCGTGCAGTTCAACGAAGCCGGCGAGATGCAGGGCATCGTGCGCAGCCAGCGCATCTGGGCCCATCGCCTGATCGAAGAGTTCATGCTCAGCGCCAACGAGTGCGTCGCCACCTGGATTGAAGCCCAGGGCGTACCCGGCATCTACCGTATCCACGAGACACCGGACGCCAAGCGCATCGTTGAATTTGAAGAGACCGCCGCCAGCTTTGGCTACTCGCTCGGCATCGGCAGCCTGCCCGTGAAAAAGATCCAGACCCGCGGCGACCGCCGCGATGTGCGCGGAACCGGCCGCGCCGCGAAAACACACGAGGTAGCAGACGCCATCCCCGTCACGCCGAAGATGTACCAGAAACTGACGGCACGCATCAGCGGCAAACCCGAGGAACGCATCCTTGCCTACCTGATGCTGCGCTCCCTGAAGCAGGCCGTGTACTCGGCGCAGAACGAAGGACACTTCGCCCTGGCCAGCCCTACGTACACGCACTTCACCTCTCCCATTCGCCGCTATCCTGACCTCATCACGCACCGCATCGTAAAGGAACTACTGCACACCGGCGCAAACCCGGCAGGCAGCGCAGTGCTCAGCGACAAACCTTCGCCGTGGGGCAATGCTCACTTTGCCAAACATGCTTCGGATGCCATCGGCCCTATCGACACCGAAGAGCTCACCGCCATCGCGCAGGAATCCAGCGAACGCGAGCGTGGCGCCGAAGAGGCCGAACGGGAGCTGATCGAGTGGAAGAAGATCAAGTTCATGCAGGACCGCGTCGGCGAAGACTTCGATGCCATGATCCTCTCCGCCACCAAGTACGGCCTCTTCGTCGAACTCGATGGCCTGTTTGTTGAGGGGCTGGTCCCGCTCGATTCCCTGCGCGACGACCGCTACTACTTCAACGAAAGCTCCCGCCGCATCACCGGCGACCGCACAGGACGCAGCTTCCAGATGGGACAGAAGGTCCACGTCCTGCTCGACCGCGTCGATCGCATCAACCGCCGCCTGCAGTTTGCCATCGTGGAAGAAGACGGCTCGCCGCTGGAGCCTCTACCCCGCGGCGATCGCCCCGAGGGCGGAACACCACGCGCAGCCCGCCCCGGCTATCACCCCTACAAGCCGCCAAAAAAAGCCATCAAGAAGGGCACACGCAAATCCATCAAGCGCGAACAGAAGTCCAAACGCAAAAAGCGCTAA
- a CDS encoding flavin monoamine oxidase family protein: protein MSLTRRVFIQRMAQLGGYSAAYSTMHILGLIPASGASALPKLAADFGKGKKVVILGAGIAGLVSAYELRKAGFTVTVLEARNRPGGRSWSVRKGTTVEFIDGTKQECTWEDGHYLNAGPARIPSHHTLMLDYCQELGVPLEVEVNFSRSALMQADVLNGGKAVEERQVVHDTRGYLAELLSKAIHKHALDEELTREDAARMADFLKGFGDLDDNGKYTGTSRAGFVAPPGAGPSVTRLHDPLKLSELLAADLSKGILYEEQIDWQATMFQPIGGMDRIGYGFAKVLNDAIVYDAPVTEITTGDSSVTVAYSKGGKPQTITADWCICTVPLAVLAKTKNNFTAATQKAFTSVPMASHYKVAWESPRFWEKENRIYGGISFPRQTIDLVWYPSDKLFSKTGIIISGFNLERNDMTREFTAFGKLSRQGKLDASRAAVDALHPGKSSLLTKPIYISWEQIPHSLGCYANTRLPGTEDAYNQLDKPEGRTLFAGDYLSHLVGWQQGAALSAHRAIDRIATGMKS, encoded by the coding sequence ATGAGCCTTACCCGTCGTGTCTTTATCCAGCGCATGGCGCAGCTTGGAGGCTACTCCGCTGCTTACTCCACGATGCACATCCTGGGCCTTATCCCCGCCTCCGGCGCGTCCGCTTTGCCAAAGCTCGCCGCTGACTTCGGCAAAGGCAAAAAGGTCGTCATCCTGGGCGCCGGCATCGCGGGCCTGGTCTCAGCCTATGAACTGCGCAAAGCAGGTTTCACCGTCACGGTGCTGGAAGCCCGCAACCGCCCCGGAGGCCGCTCCTGGTCCGTGCGCAAAGGCACAACGGTTGAGTTTATCGACGGCACAAAGCAGGAATGCACCTGGGAAGACGGCCACTACCTCAACGCCGGCCCGGCCCGCATCCCATCCCATCACACGCTCATGCTTGACTACTGCCAGGAGCTCGGCGTGCCGCTGGAGGTTGAAGTCAACTTCTCGCGCTCCGCGCTGATGCAGGCCGACGTACTGAACGGCGGCAAGGCCGTGGAAGAGCGTCAGGTCGTCCACGACACCCGCGGCTACCTCGCCGAACTGCTATCGAAGGCCATCCACAAGCACGCGCTCGACGAAGAGCTCACCAGAGAAGACGCCGCCCGCATGGCCGACTTTCTGAAAGGCTTCGGCGACCTGGACGACAACGGCAAGTACACCGGCACATCGCGCGCGGGCTTCGTCGCACCGCCCGGAGCAGGCCCGTCTGTCACCAGACTGCACGATCCGTTGAAGCTCAGCGAGCTGCTGGCCGCCGATCTCTCAAAGGGCATTCTGTACGAAGAACAGATCGACTGGCAGGCCACCATGTTCCAGCCCATCGGCGGCATGGACCGCATCGGCTATGGCTTCGCCAAGGTGCTCAACGACGCCATCGTCTACGACGCCCCGGTCACCGAAATCACCACCGGCGACAGCTCCGTCACCGTGGCCTACAGCAAAGGCGGCAAGCCGCAGACCATCACCGCCGACTGGTGCATCTGCACCGTGCCGCTCGCCGTTCTGGCTAAAACAAAGAACAACTTCACCGCCGCCACGCAGAAAGCCTTCACCAGCGTCCCCATGGCCAGCCACTACAAGGTGGCATGGGAGTCGCCGCGCTTCTGGGAGAAGGAGAACCGCATCTACGGCGGCATCAGCTTCCCCCGGCAAACCATTGACCTGGTCTGGTATCCGTCGGACAAGCTCTTCTCGAAAACCGGAATCATCATCTCCGGCTTCAACCTGGAACGCAACGACATGACGCGCGAGTTCACCGCCTTCGGCAAGCTTTCGCGCCAAGGCAAGCTGGACGCCTCGCGCGCAGCCGTCGACGCCCTGCATCCGGGCAAGTCATCCCTGCTGACCAAGCCGATTTACATCAGTTGGGAGCAGATTCCCCACTCGCTGGGCTGCTATGCCAATACACGACTTCCTGGAACAGAGGATGCGTACAATCAGCTCGACAAACCCGAAGGCCGCACGCTCTTCGCGGGCGATTACCTGTCCCACCTGGTCGGCTGGCAGCAGGGCGCTGCTCTCTCCGCACATCGGGCCATTGATCGCATTGCTACAGGAATGAAGAGTTAG
- the dusB gene encoding tRNA dihydrouridine synthase DusB — MKKHWDNPTENVMPADGVAVPAEFSIGKVRVAPATVLAPMAGVTDTVFRRFIRNASMFTPDAAGDVNAEVTNQQSGCGLIMTEFTSADGLSRMRETKRKRYLTYYEDEHPISAQLFGSNPETLAESARIVEDAGFDIVDLNLGCPAKRVTSCNGGSGLLRDLPHIGEIFKAVRAAVSIPFTVKFRMGWSDASIICVPLAKMAEDMGLNAVALHARTREQGYSGQARWEWIAAVKDAVKIPVIGNGDIRTPEDAAAMVAATNCDAVMIGRAAPANPWLFRQIAQYTATGRYDAPTEMDRYRMIRTYFEMLLQELEQEHPEIDFSTIDSMTEQQRDQMNRKKRDRESARRDAIGKMKQFASWFTHGIPGGAALRRAIYEAKYGEEVMISVEEFFAGKMKPGAEAVAEEPSLEALGAGCD; from the coding sequence ATGAAGAAGCACTGGGACAATCCGACTGAGAATGTAATGCCCGCCGACGGCGTGGCCGTACCCGCTGAGTTTTCCATTGGCAAGGTGCGCGTGGCTCCCGCCACGGTGCTGGCGCCTATGGCCGGTGTGACGGATACCGTCTTCCGCCGCTTCATCCGCAATGCCAGCATGTTTACGCCGGATGCTGCCGGCGACGTGAATGCCGAGGTCACCAACCAGCAGTCGGGCTGCGGCTTGATCATGACGGAGTTCACCTCCGCGGACGGTTTGTCGCGCATGCGCGAGACCAAGCGCAAGCGCTACCTGACGTATTACGAGGACGAGCACCCCATCTCCGCGCAGTTGTTTGGCTCCAATCCGGAGACGCTGGCTGAGTCTGCCCGCATTGTGGAAGATGCCGGTTTCGACATTGTCGACCTGAACCTGGGTTGTCCTGCCAAACGGGTTACCTCCTGCAATGGCGGCAGCGGTTTGCTGCGCGACCTGCCGCATATCGGGGAGATCTTCAAAGCGGTTCGCGCGGCGGTCTCGATTCCGTTTACGGTGAAGTTCCGCATGGGCTGGAGCGATGCCAGCATTATCTGCGTGCCGCTGGCGAAGATGGCCGAAGACATGGGGCTGAACGCCGTAGCGCTGCACGCCCGCACGCGGGAGCAGGGCTACAGCGGCCAGGCGCGCTGGGAGTGGATTGCCGCGGTGAAGGACGCCGTGAAGATTCCGGTGATCGGCAACGGCGACATCCGTACTCCTGAAGATGCGGCGGCGATGGTGGCCGCGACGAACTGTGACGCGGTGATGATTGGCCGCGCCGCGCCGGCGAATCCGTGGCTCTTCCGCCAGATTGCGCAGTACACGGCGACGGGTCGCTACGACGCTCCGACGGAGATGGATCGTTATCGTATGATCCGCACCTACTTCGAGATGCTGCTGCAGGAGTTGGAGCAGGAGCATCCGGAGATTGATTTCTCCACGATCGACAGCATGACCGAGCAGCAGCGCGATCAAATGAACCGCAAGAAGCGCGACCGGGAGTCAGCGCGTCGCGATGCCATCGGCAAGATGAAGCAGTTCGCTTCGTGGTTCACGCACGGCATTCCGGGCGGAGCCGCGCTGCGCAGGGCTATCTATGAGGCGAAGTACGGAGAGGAAGTGATGATCTCCGTGGAAGAGTTCTTTGCAGGCAAGATGAAGCCGGGTGCGGAAGCTGTTGCGGAAGAGCCGTCGCTTGAGGCGCTGGGCGCTGGGTGTGACTAA